A genomic region of Candidatus Bathyarchaeia archaeon contains the following coding sequences:
- a CDS encoding phosphoglycerate kinase, which yields MAKYLTLDDVDVKNKVVLVRVDFNSPVDPETKKVLDDTRIRAHGETTIKELAQKGAKVVVLAHQGRKGDPDFIPLKEHAEILGKVLGKPVKFVDDVFGEKAQKAIKELKSGEILVLDNVRNFAGETKEGTPEDHAKTELVKTLAPLANIFVNDAFAAAHRAHVSMVGFTAVLPSVAGRIMERELKSLSRVLENPEKPCVYVLGGAKADDSLEISKYVLDNKIANYVLTGGVVGHVFLVAKGYDLGKPNMKFLEEKKLMGLVPGIKELMQKYPEKIKVPADVAVEAEKKRKEIPVEKLPTDYPIFDIGAKTVENYAKIIRNAKSIVVSGPMGVFENSEFIYGTRKIFEEIANSKAFSLAGGGHTIAALQELGLSNKISYVSTAGGALIEFLMGKKLPGVVALEKAAARKP from the coding sequence ATGGCTAAATATTTAACCCTAGACGACGTTGACGTGAAAAACAAAGTTGTTCTCGTAAGAGTCGATTTCAACTCCCCGGTAGATCCGGAAACAAAGAAGGTTCTTGACGACACAAGGATTAGAGCGCACGGCGAAACCACAATAAAGGAGTTAGCCCAAAAAGGCGCAAAGGTCGTGGTACTAGCCCACCAAGGGAGAAAAGGCGACCCAGACTTCATACCGCTGAAAGAGCACGCTGAAATTCTAGGCAAAGTCCTAGGAAAACCAGTAAAGTTTGTGGACGACGTCTTCGGAGAAAAAGCCCAAAAAGCAATTAAAGAGCTGAAAAGTGGCGAAATCCTAGTCCTAGACAATGTTAGAAACTTTGCCGGAGAAACAAAGGAGGGCACACCAGAAGACCACGCCAAAACAGAACTTGTCAAGACGCTGGCACCATTGGCAAACATATTTGTTAATGACGCCTTTGCAGCAGCCCACAGAGCCCACGTCTCAATGGTTGGTTTTACAGCTGTTCTGCCAAGCGTCGCCGGAAGAATAATGGAGAGGGAACTAAAATCCCTAAGCAGAGTGCTGGAAAACCCAGAAAAACCATGCGTATACGTGCTTGGCGGTGCTAAGGCAGACGACTCCCTTGAAATCTCAAAATACGTATTAGACAACAAAATAGCAAACTACGTGCTAACGGGCGGCGTTGTAGGACACGTCTTTCTAGTGGCAAAAGGATACGACCTAGGCAAGCCCAACATGAAATTCCTAGAAGAGAAAAAACTAATGGGACTTGTCCCAGGAATAAAAGAGCTAATGCAAAAATACCCTGAAAAAATTAAAGTTCCAGCAGACGTGGCAGTAGAAGCGGAGAAAAAACGAAAGGAAATTCCAGTAGAAAAACTCCCTACGGACTATCCGATATTCGATATCGGAGCAAAAACCGTTGAAAACTATGCAAAGATAATACGTAACGCCAAATCAATAGTGGTAAGCGGACCGATGGGAGTTTTCGAAAACAGCGAATTCATCTACGGAACAAGAAAAATCTTCGAGGAAATCGCAAACTCGAAGGCCTTCTCCCTAGCTGGTGGAGGCCACACGATAGCAGCCCTACAAGAGTTGGGCCTATCCAACAAAATATCCTATGTAAGCACTGCCGGCGGAGCCCTAATAGAGTTTCTAATGGGCAAGAAGCTCCCAGGAGTAGTAGCTCTAGAAAAAGCTGCTGCTCGCAAGCCTTAG
- the gap gene encoding type I glyceraldehyde-3-phosphate dehydrogenase, producing MAIRVAINGFGRIGRLLYRAAIERKANIDFVAVNDVADAKTLAHLLKYDSVHGPFPGEVQVKENSIIVNGKELKVLSQKDPAQLPWKDLDVYLAVESTGLFTKREDAAKHLQAGAKKVLISAPAENPDITIVIGVNHDKYDHNNHHILSNASCTTNCVVPCVKVLHENFGVKAGLMTTAHAYTNDQRIMDLVHRDLRRARAGAINIIPTTTGAARASALVFPELKGKIDGIALRVPVPNVSIVDLTAVLQKDVTREEVNEAFKKAAEGPLKGIMAYTEEPIVSTDVNHTPYSAVVDGLSTMVVAGNLVKVLAWYDNEWGFSCRMVELIELIGKKAGF from the coding sequence ATGGCGATAAGGGTAGCCATAAACGGTTTTGGAAGGATCGGAAGGCTTCTATACAGAGCAGCCATTGAAAGAAAAGCGAACATAGACTTTGTAGCCGTAAACGACGTTGCAGACGCCAAAACACTAGCTCACCTCCTAAAATACGATTCAGTTCACGGACCCTTCCCAGGTGAAGTCCAGGTCAAAGAGAACAGCATAATAGTGAACGGCAAAGAACTGAAAGTGCTTTCACAGAAGGACCCAGCGCAGCTGCCATGGAAAGACCTAGACGTTTATCTGGCGGTGGAGTCAACAGGCTTGTTCACAAAGCGGGAGGATGCGGCAAAACACCTCCAAGCAGGAGCAAAAAAGGTTTTGATATCGGCTCCGGCTGAAAACCCAGACATAACCATAGTCATAGGTGTGAACCACGACAAATACGACCACAACAACCACCACATTCTGTCAAATGCGTCATGCACAACAAACTGTGTAGTGCCATGCGTGAAGGTGCTTCATGAAAACTTCGGCGTTAAAGCCGGATTAATGACAACAGCCCACGCCTACACCAACGACCAACGCATAATGGACCTAGTCCACAGAGACTTAAGAAGGGCGAGGGCTGGCGCAATAAACATAATACCAACAACAACCGGTGCAGCAAGAGCCTCAGCCCTAGTCTTCCCAGAACTGAAGGGAAAAATTGACGGAATAGCCCTCCGTGTGCCAGTTCCAAACGTCTCAATAGTTGACTTGACAGCCGTTTTACAGAAGGATGTAACAAGAGAAGAAGTTAACGAAGCCTTCAAGAAGGCAGCTGAAGGTCCATTGAAAGGTATAATGGCTTACACTGAAGAGCCCATAGTCTCAACAGACGTTAACCACACGCCATACTCCGCAGTGGTGGACGGACTATCCACAATGGTTGTCGCCGGAAACCTTGTCAAGGTGCTCGCTTGGTACGACAACGAGTGGGGCTTCTCCTGCAGAATGGTCGAACTCATAGAACTCATCGGAAAGAAAGCTGGTTTCTAG
- a CDS encoding FAD-dependent oxidoreductase, with product MPRRIVIIGAHAAGVDAASAARKTDRTAEITLITDEKYAGYSRCGLPFVIGGHIPSFSNLIVFPPSYFQMMKLTLKTETKVTKIDTGKKTVLTVDKAGNTEEIPYDSLIIAAGASAFTPPIKGREKQGIIPLRTIEDGQRIDQAVREGAKTAVVMGAGLIGLETAVALQERGLKVTVVEMLPQVLPAMLDADIAKMVQEMLEQKGIRILTNKPVEEFLGTDKVTGIVAGGEQISADLFVSAFGVRANTQLAVDAGIALGETRAIKTNARMETNVKDVYAVGDCAESTHIVTQKPALQQLGTVAVRQGKVAGINAAGGYALFTGVLGSAVTQLYDTQVGVTGLTEAAAQRARIETVTGTISSKTKADYYPGALPIKVKLVVEKESQRIIGAQIIGGEEVTQRINAVSFAIQKQMTVRELAKADTAYAPPLCETWEPLVLAAEMVLMKLR from the coding sequence TTGCCAAGACGCATAGTCATAATTGGGGCGCACGCCGCCGGTGTAGATGCAGCCTCAGCCGCCAGAAAAACAGACCGCACAGCCGAAATCACCCTAATAACCGACGAGAAATATGCTGGTTACTCCCGCTGCGGCCTGCCCTTCGTCATAGGCGGACACATACCAAGCTTCAGCAACCTCATAGTTTTCCCGCCAAGCTACTTCCAAATGATGAAACTAACCCTAAAAACAGAAACTAAAGTGACAAAGATAGACACTGGCAAAAAGACTGTTTTAACGGTGGACAAAGCTGGGAATACTGAGGAAATCCCCTACGACAGCCTAATAATAGCCGCGGGGGCAAGTGCCTTCACACCACCAATAAAAGGAAGAGAAAAGCAAGGAATAATACCCTTAAGAACAATAGAGGATGGGCAGAGAATAGACCAGGCGGTCCGCGAAGGCGCAAAAACAGCCGTCGTAATGGGCGCTGGACTCATAGGTTTAGAAACTGCTGTAGCCTTGCAAGAACGAGGCTTAAAAGTGACTGTTGTGGAAATGCTTCCTCAAGTTTTGCCAGCCATGCTTGACGCAGACATAGCGAAAATGGTTCAGGAAATGCTAGAGCAAAAGGGCATACGAATTCTAACCAACAAACCAGTTGAAGAGTTCCTCGGAACGGATAAGGTGACGGGCATAGTGGCTGGAGGAGAACAAATAAGCGCAGACCTCTTCGTAAGCGCTTTTGGTGTCAGGGCAAACACCCAGCTTGCCGTGGACGCTGGAATAGCCTTAGGCGAAACAAGAGCCATCAAAACAAACGCCAGAATGGAGACAAACGTTAAGGACGTTTATGCTGTGGGTGACTGTGCAGAATCCACCCATATTGTCACGCAGAAGCCGGCACTGCAACAGCTTGGAACAGTGGCTGTAAGACAAGGAAAAGTGGCGGGGATAAACGCTGCCGGCGGCTATGCACTATTTACTGGTGTTTTGGGCTCGGCTGTAACCCAGCTTTATGACACACAAGTGGGCGTGACAGGCTTAACAGAGGCTGCAGCCCAAAGAGCAAGAATAGAAACCGTTACTGGAACAATCTCTTCTAAGACAAAAGCAGACTATTATCCGGGCGCCTTACCAATAAAGGTTAAGCTTGTTGTCGAAAAGGAGTCACAACGCATTATTGGAGCACAAATCATAGGCGGAGAAGAGGTAACCCAGCGCATAAACGCTGTTTCATTCGCCATACAAAAACAGATGACTGTACGAGAGTTAGCAAAGGCAGATACGGCTTATGCGCCGCCCCTCTGCGAGACATGGGAGCCCCTTGTTTTGGCAGCTGAAATGGTTCTGATGAAACTCCGCTAA
- the gcvH gene encoding glycine cleavage system protein GcvH translates to MVKVDGYEVPEGLYYSKDFEWLKIEGDKVRVGITDYAQKQLREIVYAELPSPGATTKQNEPYGTVESVKAVSDLVAPISGTIEEVNTEVQSKPELLNEDPYGKGWLLVIKPSNLQAELKNLMDFNAAVEWHKSLIKEGK, encoded by the coding sequence GTGGTTAAAGTTGACGGATACGAAGTTCCAGAAGGCCTATACTATTCGAAGGATTTTGAATGGCTCAAAATTGAAGGAGACAAAGTTCGCGTAGGCATAACAGACTACGCGCAAAAACAGCTAAGAGAAATTGTTTACGCAGAATTGCCAAGCCCCGGAGCCACCACAAAACAAAACGAGCCATATGGTACCGTTGAATCCGTAAAGGCTGTTTCAGACCTTGTGGCGCCAATAAGCGGGACAATAGAGGAAGTCAACACAGAAGTTCAGTCAAAACCAGAACTTTTAAACGAAGATCCCTACGGGAAAGGTTGGCTGCTGGTTATAAAGCCCTCAAACTTGCAAGCTGAGCTAAAAAACCTAATGGACTTTAACGCGGCTGTGGAGTGGCACAAAAGCCTAATAAAAGAAGGGAAGTAG